The following coding sequences are from one Methanohalophilus halophilus window:
- a CDS encoding MBL fold metallo-hydrolase, with product MIFGRIKSEGIAHLSYFLGSGNEAVVIDPRRDCQIYVDMARKNGMNIKYIFETHRNEDYVIGSKQLKNLTDADIYHGINLDFEYGNTLKDKQTFTFGSLKLTALHTPGHTDESMSYVLTDLNSNEAPVMVFTGDTLFVGDVGRTDLYGPDETSQMASKLYDSIFNKILPLGDEVILCPAHGAGSVCGGAISEREHSTLGLERIHNPVLQKTERDKFVKHKLAEHHEYPPYFRKMEEYNLRGPPILKCLPIPQMLSPQEFREEMEKGAIVVDTRMPHSFGGAHIKDTYSIWLEGLPSFAGWFLPYDKPILLVMEEKEQLDRAVKYLVRLGYDNIKGFLEGGISAWYMEALPVDGFHLISVHDLKRKLDENEKMVILDVRGQDEWEAGHIKRSTHVYVGNLEDNLDKLPDKCQVVVYCGSARRSNIAASILKRNGYKKIYNVLGSMAAWKNAGYEIVK from the coding sequence ATGATTTTCGGGCGTATAAAATCAGAAGGAATTGCACATCTGTCATATTTCCTGGGTTCCGGGAATGAGGCTGTGGTAATCGATCCGCGCAGGGATTGCCAGATTTATGTGGATATGGCGCGCAAAAATGGAATGAATATAAAATATATTTTTGAAACACATCGCAATGAAGATTACGTAATCGGTTCAAAGCAGTTGAAAAACCTCACTGATGCGGATATATACCATGGTATAAACCTGGATTTTGAATATGGGAATACCTTAAAGGATAAACAAACTTTCACATTCGGTTCATTGAAACTAACAGCCCTGCACACACCGGGCCATACAGATGAAAGTATGTCATATGTGCTAACAGACCTTAATTCAAATGAGGCTCCTGTAATGGTATTTACAGGTGACACATTGTTTGTGGGGGATGTGGGAAGAACAGACCTTTACGGACCCGACGAAACTTCACAGATGGCATCAAAACTATATGACAGCATTTTTAACAAAATACTGCCACTGGGAGATGAAGTAATACTCTGTCCCGCCCATGGTGCCGGTTCTGTTTGTGGTGGTGCCATCTCAGAAAGGGAACACAGCACTCTGGGACTGGAACGTATTCATAACCCCGTATTACAAAAAACTGAGAGGGACAAGTTTGTAAAACATAAACTTGCAGAGCATCACGAGTATCCCCCTTACTTCAGGAAAATGGAAGAATACAATCTCAGGGGACCACCAATCCTGAAATGCCTGCCTATTCCTCAAATGCTTTCCCCACAAGAGTTCAGGGAAGAAATGGAAAAAGGGGCTATAGTTGTGGATACACGTATGCCTCATTCTTTCGGCGGAGCCCACATCAAGGATACATACAGCATCTGGCTGGAAGGCCTGCCTTCTTTTGCAGGCTGGTTTCTTCCCTATGATAAACCAATACTACTGGTTATGGAAGAAAAAGAGCAGCTGGATAGAGCTGTAAAATATCTGGTACGTTTGGGCTATGATAATATCAAAGGTTTCCTGGAAGGGGGAATTTCCGCCTGGTATATGGAAGCTTTACCTGTGGACGGATTCCACCTCATATCCGTGCATGACCTGAAAAGGAAGCTGGATGAAAATGAAAAAATGGTTATCCTGGACGTGCGAGGTCAGGATGAATGGGAAGCAGGACACATAAAAAGATCCACACATGTATACGTAGGGAATCTGGAAGATAATCTGGACAAACTGCCCGATAAATGTCAGGTAGTTGTCTATTGTGGTTCTGCGAGACGTTCCAATATAGCGGCTTCAATTTTGAAAAGAAACGGATATAAAAAGATATATAATGTCCTTGGTAGCATGGCTGCATGGAAGAATGCAGGATATGAAATCGTGAAATGA
- a CDS encoding GTP-binding protein, with the protein MKIMIINGFPGSGKTTTIKQIAKSLIDKGKKVVIIFTEEGEVSYSDIKNTNIITKEVINACVPCSLRFNLENTLKNATSETNPDFVIIELLSSASPSQIKASLEPMNIPDISFAPVVNIVDPKTFITDVGKLPQFAIDRIKEADIICLNKTESAKDETIRDVKDFLRNSNPDSTIMGISAHKPDEEFKSFLDQLLNKDKS; encoded by the coding sequence ATGAAGATAATGATCATAAATGGTTTTCCAGGAAGCGGGAAAACGACAACAATCAAGCAAATCGCAAAAAGTTTGATCGATAAGGGGAAAAAAGTTGTTATAATATTTACCGAGGAAGGGGAAGTCAGTTATAGTGATATCAAAAACACAAATATCATCACAAAAGAAGTGATAAACGCCTGCGTTCCCTGCAGCCTCAGGTTCAATCTGGAAAACACCTTGAAAAATGCAACCAGTGAAACAAATCCTGATTTTGTTATTATCGAACTTCTATCAAGTGCATCCCCGTCCCAGATAAAAGCAAGCCTTGAACCGATGAATATCCCGGATATATCTTTTGCTCCTGTTGTAAATATTGTAGATCCTAAAACCTTCATAACTGATGTTGGTAAATTGCCCCAATTTGCCATCGACAGGATCAAAGAAGCCGATATAATCTGTTTGAACAAAACAGAATCTGCAAAAGATGAAACTATCAGAGATGTAAAAGATTTTCTCCGTAATTCCAACCCTGATTCAACCATAATGGGAATTTCTGCACATAAACCTGATGAAGAATTTAAATCATTCCTGGATCAATTGCTAAATAAAGATAAATCTTAA
- a CDS encoding cupin domain-containing protein: MNRGFSKDLNELMQFPTEGIFSTVLAKSDTYNYTLMCLAGGTDIDEHTSTKTGVVQILKGKGVFRLSGNEIEMKEGTFIFMPANAPHSLQAQEDLAVLLCLTK, encoded by the coding sequence ATGAACAGAGGTTTTTCAAAAGATTTGAATGAATTGATGCAATTTCCCACAGAGGGAATATTCAGTACAGTACTGGCAAAATCAGATACCTATAATTACACACTTATGTGTCTTGCAGGTGGAACTGATATTGATGAACATACATCCACAAAAACAGGCGTGGTCCAGATCCTGAAAGGAAAGGGTGTCTTCCGTTTATCTGGAAATGAAATCGAAATGAAAGAAGGTACTTTCATTTTCATGCCTGCAAATGCACCTCACTCCCTTCAAGCCCAGGAAGACCTCGCAGTACTTCTGTGCCTGACTAAGTAA